One region of Hoeflea sp. 108 genomic DNA includes:
- a CDS encoding FCD domain-containing protein, whose product MQPATRTNLTDSAADSLRAEIVSGRWAVGERIPNEMALTDLLSVSRGTVREAVRALVSQGLLDTRQGSGTYVRSAVDPSAVLDRVKRAGLRDQWETRAALDAEAARLAALRHTPADLVKMRRLLEARGTVADGGHEAFIRRDIDFHKSVVEASGNRAMIELYDFFTGAITETIKATLSGELPEPDAPAHEAIVDAVASGDPDRAAAAVRAFMAPVLFELDRLLAQ is encoded by the coding sequence ATGCAGCCAGCCACCCGAACCAATCTCACCGACAGCGCCGCCGACAGCCTGCGAGCCGAAATCGTCAGCGGCCGCTGGGCCGTGGGCGAGCGTATTCCCAATGAAATGGCATTGACCGACCTGTTGTCGGTAAGCCGCGGCACCGTGCGCGAAGCCGTGCGTGCCTTGGTCTCGCAAGGTCTGCTCGATACGCGGCAAGGCTCCGGCACCTATGTCCGCTCGGCAGTCGACCCTTCGGCGGTGCTGGACCGCGTCAAGCGCGCCGGCCTGCGCGACCAGTGGGAAACGCGCGCCGCCCTGGATGCGGAAGCGGCGCGGCTGGCAGCATTGCGCCACACACCAGCGGATCTGGTGAAAATGCGGCGGTTGCTCGAGGCGCGCGGCACCGTGGCCGATGGCGGGCACGAAGCCTTCATCCGCCGCGACATCGACTTCCACAAGTCGGTTGTCGAAGCTTCCGGCAACCGGGCGATGATCGAACTCTACGACTTCTTCACCGGAGCGATCACCGAGACCATCAAGGCGACGCTGTCGGGCGAACTGCCCGAGCCCGATGCGCCGGCCCATGAGGCCATCGTGGATGCCGTGGCCTCCGGCGATCCGGACCGGGCCGCAGCCGCGGTTCGCGCCTTCATGGCGCCCGTACTTTTCGAACTCGACAGGTTACTTGCCCAATGA
- a CDS encoding CynX/NimT family MFS transporter, with translation MNQTFVPSGRAAEAVAIEGLDDQLIDAEVDSRPAPQAPVLRSGMARFVLGASLVLIAFNLRPIFSSLSVLLPEVMQATGLSPVGASMLTTLPVLCLGLFAPLAPKLAQRFGAERTLLIALLLLAFGTALRGLGTVPLLFAASFMAGAAIAIGNVLLPGLVKRDFPDKAAMMTGLYTMALCAGAASASGLTLPIEHLVTGSWSGALAVWAVPAFIVLLIWTPQALGSRRQVSHSGFRVVGLWRDRLAWQVTLFMGLQSALAYCVFGWLAPILRERGFDATTAGAIVSLSVMAQVVTCLAVPSIAVRRKDQRGVNVALAAAAVIALLGILFAPTSTILFWAVLQGIGQGGLIAAAMTLIVLRSPDSHVAAHLSGMAQGVGYTLAAIGPLLVGLIRNWTGSFAASSVLFVALGLGVAVMGLGAGRALHVGARAEPIDAA, from the coding sequence ATGAACCAGACTTTTGTTCCCTCGGGCCGGGCCGCTGAGGCGGTGGCCATCGAAGGTCTCGACGACCAGCTGATCGATGCCGAGGTCGACAGCCGGCCGGCACCGCAGGCGCCGGTTCTGCGCAGCGGCATGGCGCGTTTCGTGCTCGGCGCCAGCCTGGTGCTGATCGCCTTCAATCTCCGCCCGATCTTTTCCAGCCTGTCGGTATTGTTGCCCGAGGTGATGCAGGCGACGGGCCTTTCGCCGGTCGGCGCCAGCATGCTGACGACACTGCCGGTGCTTTGTCTCGGCCTGTTTGCGCCGCTGGCGCCCAAACTCGCGCAGCGCTTCGGCGCCGAGCGTACGCTGCTCATCGCATTGTTGCTGCTCGCCTTCGGCACAGCCCTGCGGGGGCTTGGCACTGTGCCGCTGCTGTTTGCGGCAAGCTTCATGGCGGGTGCGGCAATTGCCATCGGCAATGTGCTGCTGCCCGGGCTGGTCAAGCGCGACTTTCCAGACAAGGCGGCGATGATGACCGGGCTTTATACCATGGCGCTGTGCGCGGGGGCCGCTTCGGCGTCCGGCCTCACATTGCCCATCGAACACCTTGTTACCGGGTCCTGGTCCGGGGCGTTGGCTGTCTGGGCGGTGCCGGCCTTCATCGTGCTGCTGATCTGGACCCCCCAGGCACTCGGCAGCCGCAGGCAGGTTAGCCACAGCGGCTTCCGCGTCGTTGGGCTGTGGCGCGACCGGCTGGCCTGGCAGGTGACGCTGTTCATGGGGCTGCAGTCGGCGCTCGCCTATTGCGTCTTCGGCTGGCTGGCGCCGATCCTGCGCGAACGCGGCTTCGACGCCACGACCGCCGGCGCCATCGTGTCGCTTTCGGTCATGGCGCAGGTGGTGACCTGCCTTGCCGTGCCATCCATCGCCGTCCGCCGCAAGGACCAGCGCGGCGTCAACGTGGCGCTTGCCGCGGCTGCGGTCATTGCACTGCTGGGCATCCTGTTTGCGCCGACCTCGACCATCCTGTTCTGGGCGGTGCTGCAGGGCATCGGTCAGGGCGGGCTGATTGCGGCGGCGATGACGCTGATCGTGCTGCGCTCGCCGGATTCGCATGTCGCGGCCCATCTCTCCGGCATGGCGCAGGGCGTGGGTTACACGCTGGCTGCCATCGGCCCGCTGCTGGTAGGGCTTATCCGCAACTGGACCGGCAGCTTCGCTGCCTCCTCGGTGCTGTTCGTGGCGCTTGGCCTCGGCGTCGCCGTGATGGGGCTGGGCGCGGGCAGGGCGCTACATGTCGGTGCCCGCGCGGAGCCGATCGACGCCGCCTGA
- a CDS encoding VWA domain-containing protein — MVDDTELDMLRGMKPPAPGAAARSRAIAAAMAAFDEEKIAATPQGTEPGNRLTERARKLWRDIMHKKLIAAPALAGLVALPIAGYATFYLMEQSPFQFSAPEKAELARQRAEAPVTTAEPLQKPDTELGNSVAKPLAASGAAKQKAESASGEAAVMSEIAPASPVAPAPMADAAARMSVQNMPTLMVQPQATIAPGDMPMAPVENRDRIQDFKTNPVRSALEDPVSTFSIDVDTASYSFVRRSLKEGVLPQPDTVRVEEMVNYFPYDWKGPDQASVPFNTTVSVMPAPWNEHTKLMHVAIKGYDVQPTERPKANLVFLIDVSGSMDEPDKLPLLRSAFRLLVNKLSPDDTVSIVTYAGDAGTVLEPTKASERDKILGAIDTLSPGGSTAGEAGIREAYRLAQKSFVKDGVNRVMLATDGDFNVGQTDDDDLKRLIEDKRKSGVFLSVFGFGRGNLNDQMMQTIAQNGNGTAAYIDTLAEAEKVLVQDASSTLFPIAKDVKIQVEFNPAVVAEYRLIGYETRALNREDFNNDRVDAGEIGSGHSVTAIYEITPKDSASLAMDPLRYGQASTGTGGVVNADEYAFVKIRYKAPDGDTSKLITTPVTKANEVASFDAAGTDQRFSVAVAAFGQKLRDEDATDKFGFDKISEIASAARGADLYGYRAEFLSLVRLASSLEGSNRP; from the coding sequence ATGGTCGACGACACCGAACTGGACATGCTCAGGGGCATGAAGCCGCCGGCGCCTGGTGCAGCCGCCAGGTCGCGCGCGATCGCTGCCGCCATGGCTGCTTTCGACGAAGAAAAAATCGCAGCTACGCCCCAAGGAACCGAACCGGGCAATCGTCTCACCGAGCGAGCAAGGAAGCTCTGGAGAGACATCATGCACAAGAAGCTGATCGCGGCGCCGGCACTGGCCGGACTCGTCGCCCTGCCGATCGCCGGCTACGCCACGTTTTACCTGATGGAGCAGTCGCCGTTCCAGTTTTCGGCGCCAGAGAAGGCGGAACTCGCACGCCAGCGCGCCGAAGCCCCTGTCACAACGGCCGAGCCCCTGCAGAAGCCAGATACCGAACTCGGCAACAGCGTCGCCAAACCGTTGGCGGCCTCGGGGGCGGCCAAGCAGAAGGCGGAAAGCGCAAGCGGCGAGGCTGCCGTCATGAGTGAGATTGCGCCTGCCAGCCCGGTTGCGCCTGCGCCGATGGCGGATGCCGCGGCACGGATGAGCGTGCAGAACATGCCGACGCTGATGGTGCAGCCGCAAGCCACCATCGCGCCTGGCGACATGCCGATGGCGCCGGTCGAAAACCGTGACCGCATCCAGGACTTCAAGACCAACCCGGTGCGCTCGGCGCTGGAGGACCCTGTCTCGACCTTCTCCATCGATGTCGATACCGCGTCCTATTCCTTCGTTCGACGCTCGCTGAAGGAGGGCGTTCTTCCCCAGCCAGACACCGTCAGGGTCGAGGAGATGGTCAACTACTTCCCTTATGACTGGAAGGGGCCGGACCAGGCGTCCGTGCCGTTCAACACGACAGTCAGCGTCATGCCTGCGCCGTGGAACGAGCACACCAAGCTGATGCATGTTGCGATCAAGGGTTATGACGTGCAGCCGACTGAGCGGCCCAAGGCCAATCTGGTGTTCCTGATCGACGTCTCGGGCTCGATGGACGAGCCAGACAAGCTACCGCTGTTGCGCTCGGCCTTCCGGCTTCTGGTCAACAAGCTGTCGCCGGACGATACAGTCTCGATCGTCACTTATGCCGGTGACGCAGGCACCGTGCTCGAACCGACCAAGGCGTCGGAGCGCGACAAGATCCTTGGCGCCATCGATACGCTTTCGCCTGGTGGCTCCACCGCAGGCGAGGCCGGCATCCGCGAAGCCTACCGGCTGGCGCAGAAGTCGTTCGTCAAGGATGGCGTGAACCGGGTGATGCTGGCAACCGACGGCGACTTCAATGTCGGCCAGACCGACGACGACGACCTCAAGCGGCTGATCGAGGACAAGCGCAAGTCGGGCGTGTTCCTGTCGGTGTTCGGCTTCGGCCGCGGCAACCTCAACGACCAGATGATGCAGACCATCGCCCAGAACGGCAATGGCACGGCCGCCTATATCGACACGCTGGCCGAAGCCGAGAAGGTGCTGGTGCAGGATGCATCGTCGACGCTGTTCCCGATCGCCAAGGATGTGAAGATCCAGGTCGAGTTCAATCCGGCCGTGGTCGCGGAATACCGGCTGATCGGCTACGAAACCCGCGCGCTAAACCGCGAGGACTTCAACAACGACCGCGTCGATGCCGGCGAAATCGGCTCGGGCCATTCGGTGACCGCGATCTACGAGATCACGCCCAAGGACAGTGCTTCGCTGGCGATGGATCCGCTGCGCTACGGCCAGGCCTCGACCGGCACAGGCGGTGTCGTCAACGCAGACGAATATGCCTTCGTGAAGATCCGCTACAAGGCACCGGACGGCGACACGAGCAAGCTGATCACCACGCCGGTGACCAAGGCCAACGAAGTCGCGAGTTTCGATGCGGCAGGCACCGACCAGCGTTTTTCGGTGGCCGTGGCAGCTTTCGGGCAGAAGCTGCGCGACGAAGATGCCACCGACAAGTTCGGCTTCGACAAGATTTCCGAGATCGCCTCGGCGGCGCGCGGAGCGGACCTCTACGGCTATCGCGCCGAGTTCCTGTCGCTGGTGCGGCTCGCATCGTCGCTTGAGGGCAGCAACAGACCCTAA
- the bmt gene encoding betaine--homocysteine S-methyltransferase, which produces MTANPIDALLAEKGVLLADGATGTNLFGMGLEAGEAPELWNESAPEKIETLHQKFVDAGADIILTNSFGGTRHRLKLHHAQDRVFELNKRAAEIARSVADKAGRKVIVAGSVGPTGELLVPLGALTYDQAVDAFAEQIEGLKAGGAEVAWIETMSAPDEIRAAAEAAIRVGLPYTYTGSFDTAGRTMMGLLPKDIHAVSDGLTEAPLGVGANCGVGASDILASLLDMSEAKPDATIIIKGNCGIPEFRGTEIHYSGTPELMSDYVRLAVDGGAKIIGGCCGTSFEHLAAMRKALDAHKKDARPTVEAIIERIGPMRNKLAEANAPETSEGRRERRRRS; this is translated from the coding sequence ATGACCGCCAATCCGATCGATGCCCTGCTTGCTGAAAAAGGCGTTCTGCTTGCCGACGGTGCCACCGGCACCAATCTTTTCGGCATGGGCCTCGAGGCCGGCGAAGCGCCTGAGTTGTGGAACGAGAGCGCGCCCGAGAAGATCGAGACGCTGCACCAGAAATTCGTCGACGCCGGCGCCGACATCATCCTGACCAATTCCTTCGGCGGTACGCGCCATCGCCTGAAGCTCCACCACGCCCAGGACCGCGTCTTCGAACTCAACAAGCGCGCCGCCGAAATCGCGCGTTCCGTCGCCGACAAGGCCGGCCGCAAGGTGATCGTCGCCGGTTCCGTCGGTCCGACCGGCGAGTTGCTGGTGCCGCTCGGGGCGCTGACCTACGACCAGGCAGTGGACGCATTCGCCGAGCAGATAGAAGGCCTGAAGGCCGGTGGCGCCGAAGTCGCATGGATCGAAACGATGTCCGCGCCGGACGAAATCCGTGCGGCGGCCGAGGCTGCCATCCGCGTCGGCCTGCCCTACACCTACACGGGCTCGTTCGACACCGCTGGCCGCACCATGATGGGCCTGTTGCCCAAGGACATCCATGCGGTGTCCGATGGCCTAACCGAGGCGCCGCTGGGCGTGGGCGCCAATTGCGGCGTCGGCGCCTCCGACATCCTGGCCTCGCTGCTCGACATGAGCGAAGCCAAGCCCGACGCCACCATCATCATCAAGGGCAATTGCGGTATCCCGGAATTCCGCGGCACCGAAATCCACTATTCGGGCACACCCGAGTTGATGTCGGACTATGTCCGCCTCGCGGTCGATGGCGGTGCGAAGATCATCGGCGGCTGCTGCGGCACCTCGTTCGAGCACCTGGCCGCCATGCGCAAGGCGCTCGACGCCCACAAGAAGGACGCGCGCCCGACCGTCGAGGCGATCATCGAGCGCATCGGCCCGATGCGCAACAAGCTTGCCGAAGCGAACGCTCCGGAAACGAGCGAAGGCCGCCGCGAGCGTCGCCGCCGCAGCTGA
- a CDS encoding NAD(P)/FAD-dependent oxidoreductase gives MQSFDVVVIGAGAAGMMCAAEAGKRGRSVLIVDHASAPGEKIRISGGGRCNFTNINASPKNFLSQNPHFCISPLSRYTQRNFISLVERYGIAYHEKTLGQLFCDGSARQIIDMLVTEMRHGGVELRLATSVESVTRSIDGFDLKLDGNKVRCKSLVVACGGKSIPKMGATGFGYEIAAQFGLPVVETRPALVPLTFDANTLERLAPLSGVAVDAEVSCNKTRFSEAMLFTHRGISGPSILQISSYWREGDEIAISMLPGTDVAAILRDAKRGNGRQAVQTVLAAHLPKKLAQTIAERLGFNGNLADLNDAHLRSVDAAVNQWRIKPAGSEGYRTAEVTLGGIDTRVLDQKTLQAKTVPGLYFIGEVVDVTGWLGGYNFQWAWSSGWVAGQAV, from the coding sequence ATGCAATCCTTTGATGTGGTCGTGATCGGCGCAGGCGCAGCCGGCATGATGTGCGCTGCCGAAGCGGGCAAGCGCGGCCGCTCGGTGCTGATCGTCGATCATGCCTCGGCACCCGGCGAAAAGATCCGCATCTCCGGTGGCGGACGCTGCAACTTCACCAACATCAACGCCAGCCCGAAGAATTTCCTGTCGCAGAACCCGCATTTCTGCATTTCGCCGCTCAGCCGCTACACCCAGCGCAACTTCATCAGTCTCGTCGAGCGTTACGGCATCGCCTATCACGAAAAGACACTAGGGCAGCTGTTCTGCGACGGCTCGGCGCGCCAGATCATCGATATGCTGGTGACCGAGATGCGCCACGGCGGCGTCGAGCTGCGGCTTGCGACGTCAGTCGAGAGCGTGACGCGCTCGATTGACGGCTTCGACCTGAAGCTGGACGGCAACAAGGTGCGCTGCAAGTCGCTGGTCGTTGCCTGCGGCGGAAAGTCTATCCCCAAGATGGGCGCCACAGGCTTCGGTTACGAGATCGCCGCTCAGTTCGGCCTGCCTGTCGTCGAGACGCGGCCGGCGCTGGTGCCGCTGACCTTCGACGCCAACACGCTCGAGCGGCTTGCGCCGCTGTCGGGTGTCGCCGTCGACGCCGAGGTTTCCTGCAACAAGACGCGTTTTTCCGAAGCGATGCTGTTCACCCATCGTGGCATCAGTGGCCCGTCCATCCTGCAGATCTCGTCCTATTGGCGCGAGGGCGACGAAATCGCCATCTCGATGCTGCCGGGAACTGACGTCGCCGCCATTCTGCGCGATGCCAAGCGGGGCAACGGTCGCCAGGCGGTGCAGACCGTGCTTGCGGCCCATCTGCCCAAGAAACTCGCGCAGACGATTGCCGAACGGCTCGGCTTCAACGGCAATCTCGCCGATTTGAACGATGCCCACCTGAGGTCGGTCGACGCGGCGGTCAACCAGTGGCGCATCAAACCGGCGGGTTCGGAAGGCTATCGCACGGCCGAGGTGACGCTGGGCGGGATCGACACGCGTGTGCTCGACCAGAAGACCCTTCAGGCGAAGACCGTGCCCGGCCTCTATTTCATCGGCGAGGTTGTCGACGTCACCGGTTGGCTCGGCGGCTACAATTTCCAGTGGGCCTGGTCGTCCGGCTGGGTCGCCGGGCAGGCCGTCTGA
- a CDS encoding PadR family transcriptional regulator: MSGQNEGGRGGGRHGRGGPFGRHRGGPFGGRGPRMFDPGALRLVVLGLIAEEPRHGYDIIKALEAKFQGAYSPSPGAIYPMLQMLEEADLVVSVANGNKKLYSITEAGQAYLDENAAELAKINGQIEENSTQVSGVALGDEVKALNFAVFSRLRSGSLTAEQAEKAREILKKARRDLEDL, encoded by the coding sequence ATGTCGGGCCAGAACGAAGGCGGCAGGGGCGGCGGCCGCCACGGTCGCGGCGGTCCCTTCGGCCGCCATCGCGGCGGACCCTTCGGCGGCCGCGGCCCGCGCATGTTCGATCCCGGCGCGCTGCGCCTGGTCGTGCTCGGCCTGATCGCGGAGGAGCCGCGCCACGGCTACGACATCATCAAGGCTCTGGAGGCTAAATTCCAGGGCGCCTACAGCCCGAGCCCGGGTGCGATCTATCCGATGCTGCAGATGCTGGAGGAGGCCGACCTCGTCGTCTCCGTCGCCAACGGCAACAAGAAGCTCTATTCGATCACCGAAGCAGGCCAGGCCTATCTGGACGAAAACGCCGCCGAGCTGGCCAAGATCAATGGCCAGATCGAGGAAAACTCGACCCAGGTCAGTGGAGTCGCCCTCGGCGACGAGGTCAAGGCGCTGAACTTCGCCGTGTTCAGCCGGCTGCGCAGCGGCTCGCTGACGGCTGAGCAGGCCGAGAAGGCACGCGAGATCCTCAAGAAGGCGCGCCGCGACCTCGAAGACCTCTGA
- a CDS encoding RNA polymerase sigma factor, whose protein sequence is MAMMLEEGEASDTDLVGRARDGDRQAFGELVGRHYDFIHRVAWRWCGNASDAEDIAQDVCVRLGRAVRDYRGGAAFTTWLYAMTLNAARDALRKSSRETAKTAAYGVHTLVAEGAAPVEDPAEALWAAVRLLPDKQRDAVLLVYGEGLSHADAAEAMAIAEATVSWHIHEAKKRLKLLMRSAGEV, encoded by the coding sequence ATGGCGATGATGCTGGAAGAGGGCGAGGCCTCCGACACTGATCTGGTCGGACGGGCCCGCGATGGGGACAGGCAGGCTTTCGGCGAACTCGTCGGGAGACATTACGACTTTATCCATCGCGTCGCCTGGCGCTGGTGCGGCAACGCATCTGATGCCGAAGACATCGCCCAGGACGTCTGCGTGCGCCTGGGGCGCGCCGTGAGGGACTATCGCGGCGGTGCGGCCTTCACCACCTGGCTCTACGCGATGACGCTGAACGCCGCGCGCGACGCCTTGCGCAAATCGTCAAGGGAAACCGCCAAGACCGCGGCCTATGGTGTTCACACGCTGGTCGCGGAAGGAGCGGCGCCGGTCGAAGACCCGGCGGAAGCCTTGTGGGCGGCGGTCAGGCTGCTGCCGGACAAGCAGCGCGACGCGGTGCTTCTGGTCTATGGCGAGGGCCTGTCGCATGCCGATGCGGCAGAAGCCATGGCAATCGCCGAAGCCACCGTCTCGTGGCACATCCATGAAGCGAAGAAACGGCTGAAGCTGCTCATGCGCTCGGCCGGGGAAGTATGA
- a CDS encoding dienelactone hydrolase family protein, giving the protein MATKRDIEIVTADGVAKAGLFGPSNAKAGVILYMDAFGPRAALDEMAERLGSDGYAVLVPDLFYRAGAYGPFDAKTAFSEEKTRTELRALIGGTTQEMTMRDTGAFIEALADAGVAGPVGAVGYCMGGSRALNAAATHPNRIVAAASFHGGNLAGDAPDSPWRNAARLKARIYVGSAGVDGSFPPEQSALLAEALRSAGVDHILENYVGMGHGWCVPDHGVYDEAGAERHWRRLLTLFAETLS; this is encoded by the coding sequence ATGGCGACCAAGCGCGACATCGAAATTGTGACGGCGGATGGCGTCGCCAAGGCCGGACTGTTTGGACCTTCGAATGCGAAAGCCGGTGTGATCCTCTACATGGATGCCTTCGGGCCGCGAGCCGCGCTTGACGAGATGGCCGAGCGGCTGGGCAGCGACGGTTACGCGGTGCTAGTGCCCGACCTGTTCTATCGTGCCGGCGCCTATGGTCCCTTCGACGCCAAGACTGCCTTCTCCGAGGAAAAGACGCGGACGGAACTGCGGGCTCTGATCGGCGGCACCACGCAGGAGATGACGATGCGTGACACCGGCGCCTTCATCGAGGCGCTGGCGGATGCTGGCGTTGCTGGCCCGGTCGGCGCCGTCGGCTATTGCATGGGCGGCTCGCGCGCGCTCAATGCGGCCGCGACCCATCCCAACCGCATCGTTGCCGCGGCAAGCTTCCATGGCGGCAATCTTGCCGGTGATGCACCCGACAGCCCCTGGCGCAACGCCGCCAGGCTCAAGGCGCGCATCTATGTCGGCTCAGCCGGCGTCGACGGCAGCTTTCCGCCCGAACAGTCGGCGCTGCTCGCCGAGGCGCTGCGTTCGGCCGGGGTCGACCACATCCTCGAAAACTATGTGGGCATGGGCCATGGCTGGTGCGTGCCCGATCATGGCGTCTATGACGAGGCGGGCGCCGAGCGCCACTGGCGGCGCCTGCTGACGCTGTTTGCGGAGACGCTCAGCTAG